AGAATTTGGAACACTCCTTATGAATGGCTAAATTATTACAATTTTAAAAGAATACATTTAACCCTTAACGGACTTACTCCTCATGAAAAGTATTTAGAAAGTGTAACCCTTGACTGTTAACTGTACAATACTATTACAATAAAAAGGCTTTACTATCCAATAATTCCTTAAAATAGATATTTATATCTTCTAAATTTATCAATTCTTCTTTACTAAACCATCTATACATATCATGGTCTTCATCTATTCTTACTTCCCCATCAATATTTCCTGTATAGCTAAGGCGTACAATATGATGACCTGGAACTATAAGAATATCTTGAGCTCCTATAAATTTTGGACTATCAGTAAATTCTAGTCCTGTTTCTTCTTTTATTTCACGCTTTAAATTTTCCAAAAGTGTAATCCCAGATTCAATTCTTCCGCCAACAATATCCCATCTTCCAGTATTTTTTGTTTCTGGATATTTTTCTAGTGATCGACGAAGTAATAAATATTTATTCTCTTTATTTTTTAATAAAATTTTTACCCCAACTTGTAGCATTATATTTTCATTTATCATTTTGACTTATTATATAATTTTTTATCTGTATCTATAAAATCAACTTCAGTCTCTTTGGATAATTTTTGAAATAGTGGTTTTAATTTTTCTTCACCATCAGTAGAATAAGATGATGACTCAAGTCCAAAACAGTTTTTCTTTGCAAATTTGAAAACTTCCTCTGTCAATTTGCTAGCATATCCCATACCTTGATATTCTGGATCAATAGACAAAAATTTTATCCAATATATATTTTCCCGATAAGGATTCTTTTCCAACTCACACAATCCAACAACTATATCATTTATCTTAATAATTGAATAATACTTATTTTCTTTGTTTTCTGATAATTCAGAAACACGGAAATACTTAAAAACCCCACCTTTTTTAGAATCCAAAAAACGCTCATCTTGCGGTAAAGATTCATTTTGATAAATAATATTTAAAAGCTCGTCACTAGTAATTGTTTCTGTACTAATATTCAAATTTTCTCTTTTTTCAAAATTTTGTTCTTTTTCTAAATTCATATTTTTAATTTTCTATAAATAATTCTTTTGCTTTTTTTAAAATATTTTGTATTTGATTATTATATATTGTAGGAACAAAATTTTTATTCCTTTCTTCCTCGTCCGAATTCAATAATTCATCAATTTTAAACCACTTAAATTCTTCGGCCTCTCCTTTTTCAATTCTCAATTTATCAATATTATTTTTAAATTTATAAGCATAGACACTTGTAAATATATTGTTTTTATATATTCTAGCTTCATTTGAAAAAATATATGATATATATATTTTATCTATAAAAATTAGATCTTCTTCTCTGGCTTTTATACTAGTTTCTTCCTCTAATTCTCTTATTGCAGTAGATATATAAGAATCTCCAAAATCAACATGCCCAGAAGTTGATGCTGACCAAAGTCCAGGAAAAAATATTTTTCCTTTTGATCTTTTTTGCATAGCTATTTCTCCATTATCATTAAAAATCCATACAACAATTTCTCTATGCAATAATCCATTATTGTGTACATTATCCCTTGTATCACTACCTATTACTTCATCATATTCATTTACAATGTCTAATATATCTTGTTCTGACATATATTTTTGAATATTAATTATTTCAAAATATTTTTATTAATTAAATCTGGTATTATTTTGTTTCTAATTATTGGGGATACTTTTTCATTATTGATATCGTTTTTGGAAATCCAATGCAAAGATCCTATTTCTGAGTGTGCAACTGGCTCACCTACTAATTTTCCTATATACAATTTTATCATGACGTCTTTTCCTGGTGTAGCAGCTATGTCAGTATATTCATTTATAAATTTTATACTACCAATATCTATTTCACAATTTAATTCTTCTTTTATTTCTCTTTGCAAACATTTGATATCTGACTCTTTCTCAAATTGTCCGCCAGGCATCAAATATTGTACAACACTTTTATCTTCATATTTTTCACCTGGTTCACAAACCAAAAAACTATCCTCATTTTTACTCAGTACCAATAATCCAATTTTATTATAATATGCCATAAAATTATTTCTTTTTTACAACATAAACAATATCAGTAGTTTGTTCTTCATTATTCAAAAAACAATCTACTATTTTGTCTATTACTTCATAAAAAATTATTTCATCTTTTTCATGAACTCTAATAATTTCACCTTTTGAAAGTGGTATTCCGCCAATTATTTCTTTTGTTGTTTCACTTCCATCGTCTTGAAATATAATTGTTGTATTTTTTTTCATATTAATAATATATATTAAATATTAAGGACAAAACTCATCAAATAAATCTTTTATACTTTTTAAAAATTTATCGGGGTTTGTTTCTAATTCATGTTTCAATTCTTCTTTTGTAAACCACTTTATACTTTCAACCTCACTCTTTTGTAATACAAATTCTTCCTCTGATTTATCAATTTTCAAGAAATACCATTGATCAAAATAATTATGATCTCCTCTCATTCTCTTCTTTGGACCAATACATGACTTAATATTTTTTAGTCCAATTTCTTCCTCCGCCTCTTTTATAATATTTTCTTCATAACTTTCTCCCTCATCAACTGTTCCTGCTACTGCTGGTCCCCATTTTCCTGGATCATGAGATTTTGTAAGGGCACGTTGAGCAAGTAAAATATCGCCATTACTATTTGTAATCCACAAAGCTGAAACGCGATAAATATCATCTTTCATAACAAAATTTCTATTCTTTGATCCAATTTCATTATCGTTTTCATCAACAATTATTATTTTTTCACTCATAAATTTACAATAAATTTAAAAAATCCAAACCTAAATAAGCAGCTTGTAAATCAGTTGACTGTCCAGTTTTTAAATATTTTCTAAAATCAGGAATTGTCATTTCAACTATTTCTATAAATTCCAAATCATCTGATTTTGGTTCTTGCTTCTTATAACAATCTGTAGCTACAAAACAATGTCTTACTCTTGATGAATAGGCATCATTTGGACCTGATGCTACAAATTTTATATTACCAACATAACCAGTTTCTTCTAACAATTCTCTCGCAATTGCTTGTTCTTTGGTTTCCTTACCAATCTCCATACCTCCACCAGGAAGTTCCAAAAATTCTTTTTCAGGGCCAGGTCTAAATTGTTTTGCTAGAAGCACTTTGTTTTCTTTTGTAAGAGCCAATACGCAAACACTTTGACCTTCTTTGAAAATTTCAAAATCTTGTTCTTTTCCATTTGGCAAAATAAATTTTTTGAGAGTTACTTTTCTCCAACCATCTTTTATCAATTTTTCATCTATTTTTTTCCACTGCATAAATTTTACAAATATTTTTTCATAATTTTAAAAACTTCTTCAAACATTTTTTCATGCCCCTGTGAGTTTGGATGAATTCCATCATCTAAATCATTTAAACTTACAATATTTTTCATTTCTACATAATCAAATTTATTTTCACTACAAATGTTTTTTATTTCTGTGTCATATTTTTCTATATTTTCATTATCATAATACACTCTATCATCCCAATACACAGGCATTGTTTTTGACTCATCAACACGCGTAAGACCTACAAAGACAACTTTGTTTTTCATTTTCTTTGCAATTTTTATAAGACGCAAAAAATTTTTATTGAATTCTTTTAAGCTTACAAGTGGATTGTCTTTGCTTTTTATATAGCTAGAATCATTTGTTCCAATAGCAAATATAGCAAAATCTGATTTTCTTATTTTTGCTTCAGATTCAAATCTCTTTAGCAAATCTTTTGTTGTGTTTCCTGGAATTCCAAGATTGTAAACATTTATATCATCATGATTTTCTATACAATAAGATTTTAGTCGCTCAGCCCAACCACCACATTGTGAATCACTTGCTCCCCAAGTAATACTTGCGCCATATATACAAATATTCATAAGATTATTTATTATATTTCTTACTCAATTCGTTTAAAAATTTTATAAGTGGTTTTCTCCAGTCTTCTTCTAATTGAGTTCTAATAAATTTAATAATATTTTTATCTTCATAACCTTTTTTAACAATTTCTCCAGTTTTATACAAAAGCTGTTCTAAATCATTTTTTATTTCATTTAAATCTATCATAATAAAAATTAATTAAAAATATTATTTTTATTTTTCTTTAGCCCAAACAATAATATCATTTATATCATCAGGAAATTTTGGATAAAAAATAGGAATATTATTTTCTATTGCATAATCAACTTCATCTTTTGCACCACGGGATTCCTCCCATCCTGGCATAGCCAAAACTGAATCACTAACATCTGTTAGAAATCTTTTGTTCATAGTTTTATAGAATTCATCATTTGATATATCATCATCCCAACGAGATGAAGTATGAATATGTGGACAATAAAAACCTATATTGTGAGATGCTAATGCTTTTTGAAAAGATTCTGCTTTTTTTATATTATATAGAACAAAATTTTTATCTTTTTTGTCCCAACCAGTAGTTAGTGGGCCAGCAATAAATACAATTTTCATAAATTTAAAATTTTAAATAAATATTTTTTGTAGTCATTTCGACCGGAGTGGAGAAATCTCGTTATTATTAAATTAAATAAATGTAACTTCGAGGTTTCTCGACTCAGTCCAGCTGAGCTGGACTTCCCTCGAAACGACAAATAATTGCTATTCTTCACTACTCATTTTTTCCACAACAATTTTTATATTTAACAGGAGTTCCATCTTCTTTTTTCGCTCCACACGGACAATCATCATTTCTGCCAACTTTATGACCAAATTTCTTTACTTCATCATTCTTCAAAACTGATTTGTTTTTTACTTCAAGAGACTGTTGAGCTTCCCCTGCCATTGGGCTATCAGAAACATCAAATTGCCTACTTGCATTGCTTGTAGGGTTATTTAAGATTATATTTTGCTTGCCAGGATTGTTTATAAGATCAAATGCTGGACCAATTTTAAATATACTATAAACAACTTGATTTTGAATACTATTTAATAAAGATACAAACAAATCATAGGATTCTCGCTTATATTCTACTAATGGATCATTTTGAGCATATCCACGAAGACCAATACCTGCTCGTAAATGTGAAATATTATCCAAATGATCTATCCAAAAACTATCAATTGTTTTTAAAAGTACTCCTTTTTGAAGTTCTGCTACTGGATCAGATATTCCCATACCACTTAATGCAGTATTTAATCTTTCTTCCAACATTTCAAATCTATTTCTTGAAAGAGATGAAATATAATCTATAATTTCTGTTCTAATTTGAGCTTCTGATAATTTATCTTTTGAAGAATCAAATATTTTTATTTTTTCAACTTCCTCATCTTTGAGTGGAAATATTGTTTTTACTGTTTCTATAATTTCTTTTGTATTCCAAACCGTTCCATCTAGAGACGCAGTATGAAATGAAATTACTTCTGATATTTCAGAGTCAATCATCTCAAATATATAATCTTTTAAACTTTCATAATTTTCTATTTTTTCACCCTCAGCCAAAGACAAAATATCTTTTCTTTTTTTGTAAATTATTTCTCTTTGTTTATTTATAACATCATCATACTCTACTAAATGCTTACGGACATCAAAGTTATAACCCTCTACTTTCATTTGAGCTTTTTCTATAGATTTTGAAATCATTTTGTGTTCAATTGGAGTGTCATCTGGGTATTTCAAAGTATTCATAATACTTCTAATTCTGTCTGAACCAAAAATTCTCATAAGATCATCATCCATAGAAACATAAAATTGAGAAAAACCAGGATCTCCTTGTCTTCCAGAACGACCTCGAAGCTGATTATCAATACGACGAGATTCATGTCTTTCTGTACCAAGAACCAAAAGCCCACCATATGATTTTACTTTTTCATATTCTTCTTTGTTGAAAGGATTTCCACCCAAAATAATATCAACTCCACGACCAGCCATATTTGTAGCAACAGTAACTGCCCCAGCACGGCCTGCTTGAGATATTATTTCAGCTTCTCTTTCGTGTTGCTTTGCATTTAACAAATTATGTGGAATACCTTCTCGTTTTAGTAAATCTCCCAAAATTTCATTTTTTTCAATAGATATAGTACCAACCAAAACTGGCTGACCTTTTTCATGTCTTTGCTTTATTTCACGAACAATAGCATTAAATTTTTGTTCTTCTGTTTTGTATATCTGATCATTCAAATCTTTTCTTTTAATTTCTTTATTTGTAGGAATTATGTTTACCTCCAAACCATAAATTTTTGCAAATTCCTCTGCTTCAGTTGCAGCAGTTCCTGTCATACCGGACAATTTTTCATACATTCTAAAATAATTCTGAAATGTAACAGTTGCAAGAGTCAAACTTTCTCTTTGGACTTTTACATGTTCTTTTGCTTCTATTGCTTGATGTATTCCTTCTGAATATCTTCTTCCTGGCATAAGTCTCCCAGTAAACTCATCTACTATTATAACTTCTCCATCTTTTACTATGTAATCTTTGTCTTTTTTGAATAATAATTCCCCCTTGAGTGCTGATTCAAGGTGAAAAATAGTATCAAAGTCAGCAGTAGACCAAGGATCTCTGCCAAGTCTCTCAGCAATATGATTTTGCCCATCTTCTGTAAATGTCACTGATCTCATTTTTTCATCAATATTATAATCTTGATTTTCTATTAAACCATTTACTACTTGTGAAAATTTTGCATATTGATCTGTTGACTGTACATCTGGAGAACTTATGATAAGCGGAGTTCTTGCTTCATCAATAAGCACACTATCAACCTCATCAATAATACAATAATAAAAACCTCTTTGACTTATTTGATCCCTAGATATAGCCATATTATCTCTCAAATAATCAAATCCAAATTCATTATTTGTACCATAAACAATATCAGCTTCATATGCTTCTTTTCTTGATACTGGTTTCAAATAATCCTCAACTACTTTTATATTTTTTATACCATCATCATCGCTAACTGAATCTTTTGAGCCTTCATTGTAAATATATGAAGCTTCATGTTCTATTGCTGAAACTGTTAGTCCTAAATAATTATAAATTTGTCCCATCCATACGCAATCTCTTTTTCCCAAATAATCATTTACGGTGACCAAATGAACTGCTTTTCCAGTAAGTGCATTTAAGTATAATGGCAGTGTTGAAGAAAGAGTTTTTCCTTCTCCTGTTCTCATTTCAGCAATTCTACCTTTGTGAAGTGTAATCCCCGCTATAAGCTGTACGTCATAATGTCTTTGACCAAGAGTTCTTATAGCCGCTTCTCTTACCATTGCAAAAGCTTCTGGAAGAATATCTTCTAGAGTTACATTGCCTTTTTTTAAATCTTCTTTAAAGATTAATGTTTTTTCTCTAAGCTGTTCTTTGCTTAATTTTTTTATTTCATCTTCTAAAGAATTTATTTTTTCTATAATAGGATTTAAAGAATCCAAATACTTTTTATTTGGATCTCCTATTATCTTTGATAATAAGCCCATAAATATTATTTTTTATATTTTGTAATTTGTCTTCCTAATTTATCTTTTGCTTCATCAATTGCAGACATAATATTATTAGAATCTACAACAATTCTTATAAGTCCTTTTTTATGACTTGAAGTTATATTTACTTCAAATCTATATACATCACCTTTTTGATGATGACTACTTTTTGAAATATCCACCTTGCATTCTGTAATTCCAAAATTATACTTGTCCAAAGAACCTATTTTTTCATCAACATAATCCTTTAAATTTTGAGTTAACTCTACATTTTTAGCATAAAATTGTATATTCATTTGTTTTTGTTATTTATTAATAAATACACTATTTATTATACTTTAGTAAGAGAATATTAACAATAAAAACAAAATTTGACAAATATTATCTAAGAGTTAATCTAAAGGTAGAAAAAATAATTCATATATCTAGGGAGGATATAATGAGAAATGATTTGAAGATTATAACCGGTACTGGTCATCCAGATTTAGCTATAAGAATCTGTGAACAACTGTCTAAAATAACAGACAGAAATATAGAGCTTGTACCAACTATCTTAAAAAGATGGCCCAATGGCGAATTATATGCCAGAGTCAAAGAAAATGTCCGTGGATGTGATGTTTTTATAGTTCAATCCATGCACTGCCAATTACCGTACAGCACAATCGAGGAAATCGAATTTCTGATTGATTGTATAAGAGACTCTGCACGCAGAATTACGATTATCGCCTCCTGGATAGGATATGCAAAACAGGATCGCAAAACAATTTCAAGAGAGACAAGAGCATTCCGTGTGGTCTGTAAAAGATTATCAAGATCTGGAGCAGACAGAGTTCTACTGTGTGATGTTCACAACTCTGCGACAGCTGGACTATTTGATATACCAGTGGATTCTGTATACATCATGCGCATACTCATAGAAGAGATGCAATCTGAAATTGAAAATTCACCAAATCAAAAACCTATCCTATGTAGTCCAGATCTGGGCTCTGCAAAAAGAGTCCAAGCAATTTCTGCAATAACAGGAATCAGTGATGTATGCGTAGTACAAAAAATACAAAAACACGATTCCAAAGAAATTGATATCGAAAAAAGCAAAATTCTCGGTAATGTACGTAATAAGGATGTACATATATTTGATGACATGATTCAAAGCTTCAAGACCATGAAAATCGCTCTTGATATAATAAGAAAACATAATCCGAAAAGTATAACGCTTCATGTCGTACATCCAGACTTCATAGATGGTACCATAAATAACCTTGTTGGTTGTTGTGCGGATAAGATAATTATCACAGACACAATACCTGTTCCAAATAATCTATCTTCAAAGGTTCAAGTCTTGGATCCATCTCTCTTTTTGGCGAAATGTATATTCAAAATTCACGAAGACGAATCTCTGAGTGAAATGTTCATTCAATATTAAACCTACAACTTCAACTGACGCTGACTTGTACCCCAAATACATAGTCAGCGTTTTTTTATTTGACAAAAAATTTTATAGTTATAATATTTATTATCAACAAGGAGGTTAATATGAATACAATAAACTGGATTGCTAATATAACATTTATTATAAGTATTATAGTTGGAGTTTGGGGAATAATACTTAGGATAAATGATTACTACAAAAGCAAAAAATGGGAAAAACAACAAAAAAAGACGGACTAAATAACAATTTTTATAGCCCGTCTTTTGAAAATATTTAAAATCCTAAATACTGAACCTCTTCTTTTAAATTTATATTATATTCTTTTTTTATTTTTTCTTTTATAATTTTTGCCAAATTGTAAATATCTTTTGCTTTTGCATCTCCTTTATTTATCAAAAAATTTGCATGTTTTTCTGAAGCCTGAGCATCTCCAATACAAAATCCTTTGAGTCCAACGCTCTCTATCAAAAATCCCGCAGGAATATTATCTATAAATTTTGATAAATCCAAAATATTTTCCAAATTTTTTCTAATATCATTATTTATCTCTACATTTTTGAAAAATGAACCAGCGCTTTTGTATTCCCATGGCTGTTTTGAATTTCTAAGTTTTATTCTTTCTAGCATTATTTTCTTAAATGCATTTACATCTCCTTTTGGCAAGTCAAATTTTGCATCAAATATTACAAAATCATGATGCTTAAAAATACTTTCTCTATAGAAAAATTTACATTCTTTTTTATCTAATTCTTTTATTTCACTATTTGAATTTATAAACCTTACTGATTTTATAATATTTGAAATATCTCCACCAAAACTACCTGCATTTCCATAAATAGCTCCGCCAATAGTTCCTGGAATTCCAAAAATAAAATCACACCCAACGTAACTATTTTTTATAACAAAATTTACAAAATCTCTCAACAGAACTCCAGCACCAACTGAAAAAATATTATTATCAATATGTATATTTTTGTTATCAATTTTTAAAATTAATCCATCATATCCATCATCACTTATAAGCAAATTACTTCCACCTCCAATTATCTTGAATTTCAAATTTTCATTTTTACAAAATTTAAGAATAGATTGAATTTCTTCTATATCATCAGTTTGCAAAAAATATTTTGCATCGCCCCCTACCCCAAAAGTAGTAAGTTTTGCTAAATTATAATTTGTTTTTATGTTTTTGAAATCTGTAATAATCATATAATTAATCATATCTCAAAAAATGTCTTGCAAAATTATCTATATCCCCTGCTCCCACTACCAGAATTATTGCATCGCTATATTTTGCAATTGTGCCTTTTATTTTTTTATAATCATTTGCATAAAATATTTCTTGATCTTCTTTTAAATAAGATTTTTTTATTTCTTTAAATAAATCATAAGAACTAACTTTGGCTTTTTTTCTTCTGCCAGAAACCTTATATATTGGACAAATTATTATTGAATCAGCCATATCAAAACTTGTTAAAAATTCATCAAAAAGTTTTTCGGTTCTATCTTCTTGGTGTGGCTGAAAAACAATAACTATTTTTTTGTTTTGATAAAATCCTCTCACACCACAAAGAAGTGCTTTTATAGCAGTTGGATGATGTGCATAATCAGAAAATATTATATTTGTTTTCCATTTTCCCAACTTTTCAAATCTCCTCCATAAACCTTTGAAATCTTTTATAGTTTCTGATATTATTTTTGGATTAATTCCTAACTTTATTGCTAGAGCCGATGCTACCAAAATATTATAAATATTATAATATCCTGGCAAAGCTGTTTCTATTTCACAGAGTTTTTTGCATTGTTCACTTGTTTTTGATTTTTTACACAAATGTAAATTAAAATATTGTTTGTTGTATTTTTTCACAACATCGCTGACGTACAAAAGTGAATCTCCTGTTATACTCACAGAAAAAGATTTTTTTGATATTTTTAAATCTTTTATATTTACATCGTCAATATTATAAATTAAATTTTCTGGATCATTTAATTTTTCTACAAATTCTTGGAATGCTTTTTTGATATTTTCCAAGCTTCCATAAACATCCAAATGATCCTTATCAAGCGATGTAAGCCCAATATAATCTGGGTGAAGTTTCAACATCTTGAAATTGTATTCATCACCTTCTACAACTAAATATTTGCTTTTTCCAAGACGAAAATTTGTATTTATAGAACATATTTGACTTCCTACAAATATAGTAGGATCAAGTCCTGCATTTATCATTATCATAGACAAAAGTGCTGTTG
This Patescibacteria group bacterium DNA region includes the following protein-coding sequences:
- a CDS encoding NUDIX domain-containing protein, encoding MINENIMLQVGVKILLKNKENKYLLLRRSLEKYPETKNTGRWDIVGGRIESGITLLENLKREIKEETGLEFTDSPKFIGAQDILIVPGHHIVRLSYTGNIDGEVRIDEDHDMYRWFSKEELINLEDINIYFKELLDSKAFLL
- a CDS encoding GNAT family N-acetyltransferase codes for the protein MNLEKEQNFEKRENLNISTETITSDELLNIIYQNESLPQDERFLDSKKGGVFKYFRVSELSENKENKYYSIIKINDIVVGLCELEKNPYRENIYWIKFLSIDPEYQGMGYASKLTEEVFKFAKKNCFGLESSSYSTDGEEKLKPLFQKLSKETEVDFIDTDKKLYNKSK
- a CDS encoding NUDIX domain-containing protein, with translation MSEQDILDIVNEYDEVIGSDTRDNVHNNGLLHREIVVWIFNDNGEIAMQKRSKGKIFFPGLWSASTSGHVDFGDSYISTAIRELEEETSIKAREEDLIFIDKIYISYIFSNEARIYKNNIFTSVYAYKFKNNIDKLRIEKGEAEEFKWFKIDELLNSDEEERNKNFVPTIYNNQIQNILKKAKELFIEN
- a CDS encoding NUDIX domain-containing protein; amino-acid sequence: MAYYNKIGLLVLSKNEDSFLVCEPGEKYEDKSVVQYLMPGGQFEKESDIKCLQREIKEELNCEIDIGSIKFINEYTDIAATPGKDVMIKLYIGKLVGEPVAHSEIGSLHWISKNDINNEKVSPIIRNKIIPDLINKNILK
- a CDS encoding NUDIX domain-containing protein, whose product is MSEKIIIVDENDNEIGSKNRNFVMKDDIYRVSALWITNSNGDILLAQRALTKSHDPGKWGPAVAGTVDEGESYEENIIKEAEEEIGLKNIKSCIGPKKRMRGDHNYFDQWYFLKIDKSEEEFVLQKSEVESIKWFTKEELKHELETNPDKFLKSIKDLFDEFCP
- a CDS encoding NUDIX hydrolase — protein: MQWKKIDEKLIKDGWRKVTLKKFILPNGKEQDFEIFKEGQSVCVLALTKENKVLLAKQFRPGPEKEFLELPGGGMEIGKETKEQAIARELLEETGYVGNIKFVASGPNDAYSSRVRHCFVATDCYKKQEPKSDDLEFIEIVEMTIPDFRKYLKTGQSTDLQAAYLGLDFLNLL
- a CDS encoding GDSL-type esterase/lipase family protein, which gives rise to MNICIYGASITWGASDSQCGGWAERLKSYCIENHDDINVYNLGIPGNTTKDLLKRFESEAKIRKSDFAIFAIGTNDSSYIKSKDNPLVSLKEFNKNFLRLIKIAKKMKNKVVFVGLTRVDESKTMPVYWDDRVYYDNENIEKYDTEIKNICSENKFDYVEMKNIVSLNDLDDGIHPNSQGHEKMFEEVFKIMKKYL
- a CDS encoding DUF4406 domain-containing protein — protein: MKIVFIAGPLTTGWDKKDKNFVLYNIKKAESFQKALASHNIGFYCPHIHTSSRWDDDISNDEFYKTMNKRFLTDVSDSVLAMPGWEESRGAKDEVDYAIENNIPIFYPKFPDDINDIIVWAKEK
- the secA gene encoding preprotein translocase subunit SecA: MFMGLLSKIIGDPNKKYLDSLNPIIEKINSLEDEIKKLSKEQLREKTLIFKEDLKKGNVTLEDILPEAFAMVREAAIRTLGQRHYDVQLIAGITLHKGRIAEMRTGEGKTLSSTLPLYLNALTGKAVHLVTVNDYLGKRDCVWMGQIYNYLGLTVSAIEHEASYIYNEGSKDSVSDDDGIKNIKVVEDYLKPVSRKEAYEADIVYGTNNEFGFDYLRDNMAISRDQISQRGFYYCIIDEVDSVLIDEARTPLIISSPDVQSTDQYAKFSQVVNGLIENQDYNIDEKMRSVTFTEDGQNHIAERLGRDPWSTADFDTIFHLESALKGELLFKKDKDYIVKDGEVIIVDEFTGRLMPGRRYSEGIHQAIEAKEHVKVQRESLTLATVTFQNYFRMYEKLSGMTGTAATEAEEFAKIYGLEVNIIPTNKEIKRKDLNDQIYKTEEQKFNAIVREIKQRHEKGQPVLVGTISIEKNEILGDLLKREGIPHNLLNAKQHEREAEIISQAGRAGAVTVATNMAGRGVDIILGGNPFNKEEYEKVKSYGGLLVLGTERHESRRIDNQLRGRSGRQGDPGFSQFYVSMDDDLMRIFGSDRIRSIMNTLKYPDDTPIEHKMISKSIEKAQMKVEGYNFDVRKHLVEYDDVINKQREIIYKKRKDILSLAEGEKIENYESLKDYIFEMIDSEISEVISFHTASLDGTVWNTKEIIETVKTIFPLKDEEVEKIKIFDSSKDKLSEAQIRTEIIDYISSLSRNRFEMLEERLNTALSGMGISDPVAELQKGVLLKTIDSFWIDHLDNISHLRAGIGLRGYAQNDPLVEYKRESYDLFVSLLNSIQNQVVYSIFKIGPAFDLINNPGKQNIILNNPTSNASRQFDVSDSPMAGEAQQSLEVKNKSVLKNDEVKKFGHKVGRNDDCPCGAKKEDGTPVKYKNCCGKNE
- the raiA gene encoding ribosome-associated translation inhibitor RaiA, whose translation is MNIQFYAKNVELTQNLKDYVDEKIGSLDKYNFGITECKVDISKSSHHQKGDVYRFEVNITSSHKKGLIRIVVDSNNIMSAIDEAKDKLGRQITKYKK
- the prs gene encoding ribose-phosphate diphosphokinase; translation: MRNDLKIITGTGHPDLAIRICEQLSKITDRNIELVPTILKRWPNGELYARVKENVRGCDVFIVQSMHCQLPYSTIEEIEFLIDCIRDSARRITIIASWIGYAKQDRKTISRETRAFRVVCKRLSRSGADRVLLCDVHNSATAGLFDIPVDSVYIMRILIEEMQSEIENSPNQKPILCSPDLGSAKRVQAISAITGISDVCVVQKIQKHDSKEIDIEKSKILGNVRNKDVHIFDDMIQSFKTMKIALDIIRKHNPKSITLHVVHPDFIDGTINNLVGCCADKIIITDTIPVPNNLSSKVQVLDPSLFLAKCIFKIHEDESLSEMFIQY
- the murB gene encoding UDP-N-acetylmuramate dehydrogenase, which translates into the protein MIITDFKNIKTNYNLAKLTTFGVGGDAKYFLQTDDIEEIQSILKFCKNENLKFKIIGGGSNLLISDDGYDGLILKIDNKNIHIDNNIFSVGAGVLLRDFVNFVIKNSYVGCDFIFGIPGTIGGAIYGNAGSFGGDISNIIKSVRFINSNSEIKELDKKECKFFYRESIFKHHDFVIFDAKFDLPKGDVNAFKKIMLERIKLRNSKQPWEYKSAGSFFKNVEINNDIRKNLENILDLSKFIDNIPAGFLIESVGLKGFCIGDAQASEKHANFLINKGDAKAKDIYNLAKIIKEKIKKEYNINLKEEVQYLGF
- the murC gene encoding UDP-N-acetylmuramate--L-alanine ligase, which encodes MDLTKYKKVYLSGIGGIGISAIAKMMLELGKEVYGSDSFRSDITDDLKRRGVKVFYKQEANNITSDIDLLVYSPAVPVTSPELKKAKELKILFLSHFEFLGGLSKDYTTIAISGTHGKSTTTALLSMIMINAGLDPTIFVGSQICSINTNFRLGKSKYLVVEGDEYNFKMLKLHPDYIGLTSLDKDHLDVYGSLENIKKAFQEFVEKLNDPENLIYNIDDVNIKDLKISKKSFSVSITGDSLLYVSDVVKKYNKQYFNLHLCKKSKTSEQCKKLCEIETALPGYYNIYNILVASALAIKLGINPKIISETIKDFKGLWRRFEKLGKWKTNIIFSDYAHHPTAIKALLCGVRGFYQNKKIVIVFQPHQEDRTEKLFDEFLTSFDMADSIIICPIYKVSGRRKKAKVSSYDLFKEIKKSYLKEDQEIFYANDYKKIKGTIAKYSDAIILVVGAGDIDNFARHFLRYD